One stretch of Astatotilapia calliptera chromosome 3, fAstCal1.2, whole genome shotgun sequence DNA includes these proteins:
- the LOC113012447 gene encoding putative C-type lectin domain family 20 member A produces MQWSLFLLILMGQCFVSTCYLYEYHFIREDKTWEEAQKYCRENYADLASVFDMADMARLRESKEYEGKAWIGLFSNPGKENRMWHWSLPGVNYTEHETRWGSSEPNNQNQNENCVKTRGNWTHARCDQMMPFICYDEKKRDGKSIHLIEEKITWTKAQKYCRDHYTDLASGLDQVDGQEFKILNKSESSLMNVWIGLFRDTWRWSDGSNFSFRHWDMESFNDGQNKKKCAVTLLNRSRKWSSDECNKKNYFFCYGDKLILINENKTWEEALDYCRLYHTDLVSITNPHQQRWVERRAKNASSPYIWVGLRYTCVMDLWFWISDKLVCYENWADNGKIEECGRCAAMERGGRYQWVSQREHEKYNFICSTE; encoded by the exons ATGCAGTGGAGTCTCTTTCTGCTGATTCTGATGG GTCAGTGTTTCGTCTCCACCTGTTACCTGTATGAGTACCACTTTATTAGAGAAGACAAAACCTGGGAAGAAGCACAGAAATACTGCAGAGAGAATTATGCAGACCTGGCCAGCGTGTTTGACATGGCAGACATGGCGAGACTGCGTGAATCCAAAGAGTATGAAGGTAAAGCCTGGATTGGACTGTTCAGCAAcccaggaaaagaaaacaggatgTGGCATTGGTCTCTGCCAGGGGTGAACTACACTGAACATGAAACCAGATGGGGATCTTCTGAACCAaataatcaaaatcaaaatgagaACTGTGTGAAGACAAGAGGAAACTGGACACATGCCAGATGTGACCAAATGATGCCGTTCATCTGCTACGATG AAAAGAAGCGAGACGGTAAATCGATTCATTTGATTGAGGAGAAGATAACCTGGACAAAGGCTCAGAAGTACTGCAGAGATCACTACACTGACCTGGCCAGTGGACTCGATCAGGTGGATGGGCAAGAATTTAAGATCCTGAATAAGTCCGAGAGCTCTCTGATGAATGTGTGGATCGGCCTGTTCAGAGACACCTGGAGGTGGTCAGATGGAAGTAATTTCTCTTTCAGGCACTGGGATATGGAGTCATTTAATGatggacaaaacaaaaagaaatgtgctGTGACTCTGTTAAACAGATCAAGAAAATGGAGCTCTGAtgaatgcaacaaaaaaaattatttcttctgttatgGTG ATAAATTGATTCTGATCAATGAAAACAAGACCTGGGAGGAAGCCTTGGATTACTGCAGACTGTACCACACTGACCTGGTCTCCATCACTAACCCTCACCAACAGAGATGGGTGGAGAGGAGAGCCAAGAATGCCAGCAGTCCCTACATATGGGTGGGACTGCGCTACACCTGCGTGATGGATCTGTGGTTCTGGATCAGTGACAAACTAGTCTGCTACGAGAACTGGGCTGATAATGGAAAGATTGAGGAGTGTGGTAGGTGTGCAGCTATGGAAAGAGGAGGACGGTATCAGTGGGTCAGTCAAAGAGAACATGAGAAATATAACTTTATTTGTTCTACAGAGTAA
- the LOC113012451 gene encoding C-type mannose receptor 2-like, giving the protein MQWSLFLLILMGQCFVSTCYLYEYHFIREDKTWEEAQKYCRENYADLASVFDMADMARLRESKEYEGKAWIGLFSNPGKENRMWHWSLPGVNYTEHETRWGASEPDDQNQNENCVKTRGNWTHARCDQMMPFICYDEKKRDGKSIHLIEEKITWTKAQKYCRDHYTDLASGLDQVDGQEFKILNKSESSLMNVWIGLFRDTWRWSDGSNFSFRHWDMESFNDGQNKKKCASTLLNRSRKWSSDECNKKNYFFCYGDKLILINENKTWEEALDYCRLHHTDLVSITNPHQQRWVERRAKNASSPYIWVGLRYTCVLDLWFWISDKAVCYENWADNGKIEECGRCAAMERGGRYQWVSQREHEKYNFICSTE; this is encoded by the exons ATGCAGTGGAGTCTCTTTCTGCTGATTCTGATGG GTCAGTGTTTCGTCTCCACCTGTTACCTGTATGAGTACCACTTTATTAGAGAAGACAAAACCTGGGAAGAAGCACAGAAATACTGCAGAGAGAATTATGCAGACCTGGCCAGCGTGTTTGACATGGCAGACATGGCGAGACTGCGTGAATCCAAAGAGTATGAAGGTAAAGCCTGGATTGGACTGTTCAGCAAcccaggaaaagaaaacaggatgTGGCATTGGTCTCTGCCAGGGGTGAACTACACTGAACATGAAACCAGATGGGGAGCTTCTGAACCAGATgatcaaaatcaaaatgagaACTGTGTGAAGACAAGAGGAAACTGGACACATGCCAGATGTGACCAAATGATGCCGTTCATCTGCTACGATG aaaagaagagagacggTAAATCGATTCATTTGATTGAGGAGAAGATAACCTGGACAAAGGCTCAGAAGTACTGCAGAGATCACTACACTGACCTGGCCAGTGGACTCGATCAGGTGGATGGGCAAGAATTTAAGATCCTGAATAAGTCCGAGAGCTCTCTGATGAATGTGTGGATCGGCCTGTTCAGAGACACCTGGAGGTGGTCAGATGGAAGTAATTTCTCTTTCAGGCACTGGGATATGGAGTCATTTAATGatggacaaaacaaaaagaaatgtgctTCGACTCTGTTAAACAGATCAAGAAAATGGAGCTCTGAtgaatgcaacaaaaaaaattatttcttctgttatgGTG ATAAATTGATTCTGATCAATGAAAACAAGACCTGGGAGGAAGCCTTGGATTACTGCAGACTGCACCACACTGACCTGGTCTCCATCACTAACCCTCACCAACAGAGATGGGTGGAGAGGAGAGCCAAGAATGCCAGCAGTCCTTACATATGGGTGGGACTGCGCTACACCTGCGTGCTGGATCTGTGGTTCTGGATCAGTGACAAAGCAGTCTGCTACGAGAACTGGGCTGATAATGGAAAGATTGAGGAGTGTGGTAGGTGTGCAGCTATGGAAAGAGGAGGACGGTATCAGTGGGTCAGTCAAAGAGAACATGAGAAATATAACTTTATTTGTTCTACAGAGTAA